Proteins found in one Lycium ferocissimum isolate CSIRO_LF1 chromosome 6, AGI_CSIRO_Lferr_CH_V1, whole genome shotgun sequence genomic segment:
- the LOC132061306 gene encoding pentatricopeptide repeat-containing protein At3g22470, mitochondrial-like has protein sequence MALCSKVILRMDLLKKLYHSFNKLERKRENVNIEFYNVVIYGKLNKAHAIFEKLSSTGLLPNVGTFNSMITGFCLQGLLDEAKDMLRKMEDNGCFPDNVTYNVIVQGFLRCSKISQMATFMKEMPVSGFSFDAITIEFLVKVIRENPSVLDMISELHLINIKYFFDGSTEKGQIYNCYLQVADLLWRTIRKAIAALKPLVSLGSLLAKLV, from the exons ATGGCACTTTGCTCAAAGGTTATTTTAAGGATGGACTTATTGAAGAAGCTGTATCACTCTTTtaataagttggaaagaaagagagaaaatgtTAATATTGAATTTTATAATGTTGTCATTTATGGTAAACTTAACAAAGCTCATGCTATTTTTGAGAAGCTTTCTTCAACGGGATTGCTTCCAAATGTGGGAACATTCAATTCAATGATAACTGGATTTTGTCTGCAAGGGTTGTTAGATGAAGCTAAAGATATGCTTAGAAAAATGGAGGACAATGGTTGTTTTCCGGACAACGTTACGTATAATGTTATTGTGCAAGGATTTCTCAGGTGCAGCAAAATTAGTCAAATGGCAACTTTCATGAAGGAAATGCCTGTAAGTGGCTTCTCATTTGATGCAATAACAATTGAGTTTTTGGTAAAAGTTATAAGGGAGAATCCTTCCGTCCTTGACATGATATCAGAGCTTCACTTGATAAATATAAA GTATTTTTTCGACGGAAGCACAGAGAAGGGACAAATTTATAATTGTTACCTTCAG GTTGCTGACTTACTGTGGAGAACAATTCGGAAGGCAATTGCAGCTTTGAAACCACTTGTTTCACTTGGATCGCTACTCGCTAAGCTTGTTTAA
- the LOC132061307 gene encoding pentatricopeptide repeat-containing protein At3g22470, mitochondrial-like: protein MKQKDIRPDIVTYSSLIDGLCKLGQWEKLKTFFTEMVNLNIYPDVRTFTMLIDGLFKEGKVEDAEEVMRHMIGKGVEPNVITHNVIIDGYCLHGQVDKARRIFDIMIDEGIELNIICYNILINGYCKKKKLTEAMQLFCEISQNGSRPDSVTYNTILQGLFDIGRIGSAKKFINEMLSRGPVL from the coding sequence ATGAAGCAGAAAGACATTCGTCCGGACATAGTCACTTATAGTTCATTAATTGATGGTTTGTGTAAGCTTGGTCAGTGGGAAAAGCTTAAGACTTTTTTCACTGAGATGGTGAACCTTAATATTTATCCAGATGTGCGCACCTTCACCATGTTGATTGATGGATTATTCAAAGAAGGGAAAGTAGAAGATGCCGAGGAAGTAATGCGACACATGATCGGAAAAGGTGTGGAGCCTAATGTGATCACCCACAACGTGATAATAGATGGATATTGTTTGCATGGTCAAGTGGATAAAGCGAGAAGAATATTTGATATCATGATAGATGAGGGCATTGAGCTTAACATTATTTGTTACAACATACTAATAAATGGATACTGTAAGAAAAAGAAACTGACCGAGGCCATGCAATTGTTTTGTGAAATTTCTCAAAACGGATCAAGACCTGATAGTGTTACCTACAATACTATCTTGCAAGGTTTGTTTGACATTGGAAGAATAGGCTCTGCAAAAAAGTTCATTAATGAGATGCTATCTAGGGGGCCCGTACTGTAA